A window of the Falco rusticolus isolate bFalRus1 chromosome 1, bFalRus1.pri, whole genome shotgun sequence genome harbors these coding sequences:
- the LOC119157519 gene encoding histone H3.3A gives MARTKQTARKSTGGKAPRKQLATKAARKSAPSTGGVKKPHRYRPGTVALREIRRYQKSTELLIRKLPFQRLVREIAQDFKTDLRFQSAAIGALQEASEAYLVGLFEDTNLCAIHAKRVTIMPKDIQLARRIRGERA, from the exons ATGGCCCGTACAAAGCAGACCGCCCGCAAGTCCACCGGGGGGAAGGCTCCGCGCAAGCAGCTGGCCACGAAGGCGGCCCGAAAAAGCGCCCCCTCTACCGGCGGCGTCAAGAAGCCTCACCGCTACAG GCCGGGCACCGTCGCCCTCCGTGAGATCCGCCGCTACCAGAAGTCGACGGAGCTGCTGATCCGCAAACTGCCCTTCCAGCGGCTGGTCAGGGAAATCGCCCAAGACTTCAAAACAGACTTGAGGTTCCAGAGTGCAGCCATCGGTGCGCTGCAG GAGGCCAGCGAAGCATATCTGGTGGGTCTGTTTGAAGATACAAACCTGTGTGCCATCCATGCCAAGAGAGTCACCATCATGCCCAAAGATATCCAGTTGGCTCGCAGGATACGGGGGGAGAGGGCTTAA